The Neochlamydia sp. S13 genome has a segment encoding these proteins:
- a CDS encoding Ig domain-containing protein, whose protein sequence is MKKILIFLLVIMAAYSHVYSQSCDHARGRTHNALIPTFKLALAPRPATDETAIAFFGEVGRRNYRANGTVGWLYSHEDRFKLSAEYLTQRLGYRFSTGKKERWMHQYALGAKYQHDFYHQFFNKVEATAYYSYAASHNLKPKRCKDFLYWRRIAGSSSYGGSLGIIITPWYSSRFQVDADFDSVSYRRKYRSRKHLSGLGASFGYQQQIASHFLLDLLAEFKRPYNYGKVRLSWSQPEWTGLTIGLFGAHTRGKSHLPNLTTAGIELTYAFGTQKQMDNNACNPCYCDPALAGWVSAPAVYMPEVLAIAEEKRKKMIVPPSCHELNYSPIPNFIFLGNEPYSFDISPYFSNPSGGALTFSASGLPAGASINPTTGLISGIGLQDNQVYNIVITATASDACASVSQSFTISFPCAPPTSTPLENPVNLAMLGGQPYTLDQVTGHFFSPNGEPFTFTATGLPSGSSINPTTGVITGISRGSGPEFRVTIIGTTPCGSTSQSFVLTFYSA, encoded by the coding sequence ATGAAAAAAATTTTAATATTTTTGCTTGTAATCATGGCAGCTTATAGCCATGTGTACAGCCAAAGCTGTGACCATGCTAGAGGAAGAACCCACAACGCCTTGATTCCTACTTTTAAATTAGCCTTGGCGCCTCGCCCTGCCACCGATGAAACGGCTATAGCTTTTTTTGGGGAAGTAGGCAGAAGGAATTATCGTGCCAATGGAACAGTAGGTTGGCTCTACAGCCATGAAGATCGATTCAAGCTTTCAGCTGAATATTTAACACAAAGATTAGGCTATCGTTTTTCCACCGGGAAAAAAGAACGGTGGATGCATCAGTATGCTCTTGGAGCTAAGTATCAACATGATTTTTATCATCAGTTTTTCAATAAGGTGGAGGCTACAGCCTATTACTCTTACGCCGCGTCTCACAATTTAAAGCCTAAGAGATGTAAAGATTTTCTTTACTGGCGCCGTATTGCTGGCTCTAGCAGCTATGGAGGCTCCCTAGGGATAATCATAACCCCTTGGTATTCCAGCCGCTTTCAGGTAGATGCAGATTTTGATAGCGTAAGCTACCGTCGAAAATATAGATCTAGAAAACATCTATCTGGCTTAGGGGCAAGCTTTGGCTATCAACAACAAATTGCTTCTCATTTTCTTCTTGATCTCTTAGCCGAATTTAAACGCCCTTATAATTATGGAAAAGTACGTTTAAGCTGGTCTCAGCCTGAATGGACAGGATTGACTATAGGATTATTTGGTGCACATACGCGAGGAAAATCTCACCTTCCCAACCTTACCACTGCAGGTATCGAGCTTACCTACGCTTTTGGAACACAAAAACAGATGGATAACAACGCCTGCAACCCCTGCTATTGTGACCCTGCTTTAGCAGGCTGGGTGAGTGCACCTGCAGTTTATATGCCTGAAGTGTTAGCGATTGCGGAAGAAAAAAGAAAGAAAATGATTGTGCCTCCCTCCTGCCATGAATTGAATTATTCTCCTATTCCTAATTTTATCTTTTTAGGTAATGAGCCCTATAGCTTTGATATCAGCCCTTATTTTAGCAACCCCAGTGGAGGAGCTTTAACTTTTAGTGCCTCCGGATTACCGGCAGGGGCAAGTATTAATCCAACGACAGGCCTCATCTCAGGGATAGGTTTACAAGATAATCAGGTATATAACATTGTCATCACGGCTACAGCTAGTGATGCTTGTGCAAGTGTAAGTCAATCTTTTACCATTAGCTTCCCCTGTGCTCCGCCTACATCGACTCCCCTAGAAAATCCAGTAAATTTGGCCATGCTTGGTGGTCAGCCCTATACCTTAGATCAAGTCACAGGACATTTTTTTAGTCCAAACGGTGAGCCCTTCACCTTTACGGCCACAGGATTACCTTCTGGCTCATCCATTAATCCCACAACAGGGGTAATCACAGGAATTTCAAGAGGATCAGGACCTGAATTTAGGGTGACTATTATAGGCACCACGCCTTGTGGTTCAACTAGCCAAAGCTTTGTTCTAACATTTTATTCGGCTTAA
- a CDS encoding transposase — MILLLYWQCAIIVASTPFQVFKKIAKRGKASTRYFYGFKLHLIINDKGEILASMLTPGNMETQAPVSDLSKNIFGKMFNELAYSLGRIEADLECFLIR, encoded by the coding sequence TTGATTCTTCTACTCTATTGGCAGTGTGCCATAATCGTCGCATCCACTCCCTTCCAAGTTTTTAAAAAAATAGCCAAAAGAGGAAAAGCCTCTACCAGGTACTTTTATGGATTCAAACTACATTTAATTATTAATGATAAAGGAGAAATTCTTGCTTCTATGTTAACGCCAGGAAATATGGAGACCCAAGCCCCTGTTTCTGATCTATCTAAAAATATTTTTGGCAAAATGTTTAATGAGTTGGCTTACAGTTTAGGTAGAATTGAAGCAGACTTAGAGTGTTTTCTTATCCGATAA